One genomic segment of Nonomuraea coxensis DSM 45129 includes these proteins:
- a CDS encoding LysR family transcriptional regulator → MLPDLDLRLVRYFTVVAEQLNFARAAEELRVAQPSLSRQIQRLENTLGVRLLERTTQGSRLTAAGAAFLPQAQQLLHGARQAVQTARAAAPARTITIGYVDDLVITPAVRDLRHRCPDAHVRTRHLGSQDASALPERQVDVLVTRTPLPIPAEDLEVTVLYSEARVLLVPASHHLAGKEVVTADDIAAEPLVGCTGMGVEWTTFWRLEPRSGSEPAPVGPTLAETYEDKLEAIADGTAIAVVPAGDRRYTLRPGLVTVALDGIEPCQIVVATRAADTNPLVTEFVRSAKDLLVGPITRVPAPPAR, encoded by the coding sequence ATGCTTCCCGATCTGGACCTGCGGCTGGTCCGGTACTTCACGGTCGTCGCCGAGCAGCTGAACTTCGCCCGGGCGGCCGAGGAACTGCGTGTCGCCCAGCCCTCCCTGAGCCGTCAGATCCAGCGCCTGGAGAACACTCTCGGCGTGCGCCTGCTGGAGCGCACCACCCAGGGCAGCCGCCTCACCGCTGCGGGCGCGGCTTTCCTGCCCCAGGCACAGCAACTGCTGCACGGCGCCCGGCAGGCGGTCCAGACCGCCCGGGCCGCGGCGCCGGCGCGCACGATCACCATCGGCTACGTCGACGACCTCGTCATCACACCCGCCGTGCGCGACCTGCGCCATCGCTGTCCCGACGCCCACGTCCGTACGCGTCATCTCGGCTCGCAGGACGCCTCCGCGCTGCCGGAGCGCCAGGTCGATGTCCTGGTCACCCGTACGCCGCTGCCGATCCCGGCCGAGGATCTGGAGGTGACGGTCCTGTACTCCGAGGCCCGGGTCCTGCTCGTGCCCGCCTCGCACCACCTCGCGGGGAAAGAGGTGGTCACGGCCGACGACATCGCCGCAGAACCACTGGTGGGCTGTACCGGGATGGGCGTCGAATGGACCACCTTCTGGCGGCTCGAACCCCGATCGGGCAGCGAACCCGCCCCGGTGGGTCCTACCTTGGCCGAGACCTACGAGGACAAACTCGAGGCCATCGCCGACGGCACCGCCATCGCCGTCGTCCCGGCCGGCGACCGGCGCTACACCCTGCGCCCCGGCCTGGTCACCGTTGCGCTCGACGGGATCGAGCCTTGCCAGATCGTCGTGGCCACCCGGGCCGCGGACACCAACCCACTCGTCACCGAGTTCGTACGATCCGCGAAGGATCTCCTGGTCGGTCCCATCACCAGGGTTCCGGCCCCTCCCGCCCGCTGA